One region of Vigna angularis cultivar LongXiaoDou No.4 chromosome 10, ASM1680809v1, whole genome shotgun sequence genomic DNA includes:
- the LOC108321254 gene encoding uncharacterized protein LOC108321254 isoform X1: MSPVQNFEQHSRHLVEPDIPIPGRLQMVMEVRDSLEIAHTAEYLNFLKCYFRAFSAILLQITKPQFVDNPEHKLRNIVVEILNRLPHSEVLRPFVQDLLKVAMQVLTTDNEENGLICIRIIFDLLRNFRPTLENEVQPFLDFVCKIYQNFKLTVSHFFDNMAMIGEDVKPMETSLSDQGINTTTATGSQLNPSTRSFKIVTESPLVVMFLFQLYSRLVQANIPQLLPLMVAAISVPGPERVPPHLKTHFIELKGAQVKTVSFLTYLLKSYADYIRPHEESICKSIVNLLVTCSDSVSIRKELLISLKHVLGTDFRRGLFPLIDTLLEERVLVGTGRACFETLRPLAYSLLAEIVHHVRQDLSLSQLSRIIYLFSSNMHDASLSLSIHTTCARLMLNLVEPIFEKGVDQQSTDEARILLGRILDAFVGKFSTFKRTIPQLLEEGEEGKDRATLRSKLELPVQAVLALQVPVEHSKEVNDCKHLIKTLVMGMKTIIWSITHAHSPRPQTLVSPSSNLSPPQALRGMREEEVCKASGVLKSGVHCLALFKEKDEEREMMHLFSQILAIMEPRDLMDMFSLCMPELFDCMISNNQLVHIFSTLLSAPKVYRPFADVLVNFLVSGKLDALKQPDSPAAKLVLHLFQFIFGAVTKAPADFERILQPHAPVIMEFCMKNATEVEKPLGYMQLLRTMFKALSGCKYELLLRDLVPMLQPCLNMLLAMLEGPTAEDMRDLLLELCLTLPARLSSLLPYLSRLMKPLVLCLKGSDELVSLGLRTLEFWVDSLNPDFLEPIMASVMSEVILALWSHLRPAPYPWGAKALQLLGKLGGRNRRFLKEPLALECKENPEHGLRLILTFEPATPFLVPLDRCINLAVEAVMNKNCGMDAFYRKQALKFLRVCLSSQLNLPGNVADDGSTSKQLSALLVSTVDQTSRRSELMDVKADLGVKTKTQLMAEKSVFKILLMTVIAANGETDLTDPTDDFVVNICRHFAVIFHIDSTSSNVSVAALGGSSLSNNVHVGSRLKSNACSNLKELDPLIFLDALVEVLADENRLHARAALAALNVFAETLVFLARSKHTDFIMSRGPGTPMIVSSPSMNPVYSPPPSVRVPVFEQLLPRLLHCCYGLTWQAQMGGVMGLGALVGKVTVETLCLFQVRIVRGLIYVLKKLPIYASKEQEETSQVLTQVLRVVNNVDEANSEARKQSFQGVVDFLAQELFNQNASITVRKNVQSCLALLASRTGSEVSELLEPLYQPFLQPLIVRSLKLKTVDQQVGTVTALNFCLALRPPLLKLTPELVNFLQEALQIAESDDTAWVAKFINPKVMTSLTKLRTACIELLCTTMAWADFKTQNHSELRAKIISMFFKSLTCRTPEIVVVAKEGLRQVINQRMPKELLQSSLRPILVNLAHTKNLSMPLLLGLARLLELLSNWFNVTLGGKLLEHLKRWLEPEKLAQSQKSWKAGEEPKIAAAIIELFHLLPPAASKFLDELVTLTIDLEGALPPGQVYSEINSPYRLPLTKFLNRYASLAVDYFLARLSEPKYFRRFMYIIRSEAGQPLRDELAKSPQKILASAFSEFLPKSDVTMTPASTSTHTTLLGEESVAPSTDASNQPAPPPSTTSDAYFQGLALIKTLVKLIPGWLQSNRSVFDTLVLVWKSPARISRLQKEQELNLVQVKESKWLVKCFLNYLRHDKNEVNVLFDILTIFLFHSRIDYTFLKEFYIIEVAEGYPPGMKKALLLHFLSLFQSKQLGHDHLVTVMQMLILPMLAHAFQNGQSWEVVDPGIIKTIVDKLLDPPEEVSAEYDEPLRIELLQLATLLLKYLQNDLVHHRKELIKFGWNHLKREDTASKQWAFVNVCHFLEAYQAPEKIILQVFVALLRTCQPENKMLVKQALDILMPALPRRLPLGDSRMPIWIRYTKKILVEEGHSIPNLIHIFQLIVRHSDLFYSCRAQFVPQMVNSLSRLGLPYNTTAENRRLAIELAGLVVNWERQRQNEMKVVTDSDAPNQINDVFNPSSADSKRSVDGSTFPEDTTKRVKAEPGLQSMCVMSPGGPSSITNVETPGSATQPDEEFKPNAAMEEMIINFLIRVALVIEPKDKEASAMYKQALELLSQALEVWPNANVKFNYLEKLLSSIQPSQAKDPSTALAQGLDVMNKVLEKQPHLFIRNNINQISQILEPCFKHKLLDAGKSFCSLLRMIFVAFPQEAPTTPADVKLLYQKLDDLIQKHATTVTAPQTASDDNNASSISFLLLVIKTLTEVQRNFVDPLILVRILQRLQRDMGSAAGPHLRQGQRTDPDSAVTSSRQGADVGAIISNVKSILKLITDRVMVVSECKRSVSQILNALLSEKAIDASVLLCILDVVKGWVEDDFCKQGTPITPGSFLTPKEIVSFLQKLSQVDKQNFTPVALEEWDRKYLELLYGICADSNKYPLPLRQEIFQKVERLYMLGLRAKDPEVRMKFFSLYHESLGKTLFTRLQFIIQIQDWGALSDVFWLKQGLDLLLAILVEDKPITLAPNSARVQPLFVSGSIMELSGMPHKVNDVLEGSEDAPLTLETLVHKHAQFLNSMSKLQVVDLLIPLRELAHTDANVAYHLWVLVFPIVWVTLHKEEQVTLAKPMINLLSKDYHKKQQANRPNVVQALLEGLQLSHPQPRMPSELIKYIGKTYNAWHIALALLESHVMLFPNDSKCSESLAELYRLLNEEDMRCGLWKKRSVTAETRAGLSLVQHGYWHRAQSLFYQAMVKATQGTYNNTVPKAEMCLWEEQWLYCASQLSQWEALADFGKSVENYEILLDSLWKLPDWTYMKEHVIPKAQVEETPKLRLIQAYFALHDKNTNGVGDAENMVGKAVDLALEQWWQLPEMSVHSRIPLLQQFQQIVEVQESARILIDISNGNKLSGNSVVGVQGNLYADLKDILETWRLRTPNEWDNMSVWYDLLQWRNEMYNSVIDAFKDFGATNSALHHLGYRDKAWTVNRLAHIARKQGLFDVCVTILEKLYGHSTMEVQYLQEAFVKITEQAKAYLESKGELTSGINLINSTNLEYFPAKHKAEIFRLKGDFLLKLNDSESTNVAYSNAISLFKNLPKGWISWGDYCDMAYRETHEEIWLEYAVSCFLQGIKFGVSNSRSHLARVLYLLSFDTSNEPVGRAFDKYYEQIPHWVWLSWIPQLLLSLQRTEAPHCKLVLMKIATLYPQALYYWLRTYLLERRDVANKSELGRIAMAQQRTQQSVSGTSTGSLGGLADGNARVQGPGGSNLPTDIQSHQSSQPAGGIGSHDGGNSHGQEPERSTSVESNMHNGNDQPLQQGSANLNEGGQNTLRRAAGALGFVASAASAFDAAKDIMEALRGKHANLASELEILLTEIGSRFVTLPEERLLAVVNALLHRCYKYPTATTAEVPQSLKKELSGVCRACFSADAVNKHVDFVREYKQDFERDLDPESTATFPSTLSQLTERLKHWKNVLQSNVEDRFPAVLKLEEESKVLRDFHVIDVEVPGQYFTDQEIAPDHTVKLDRVAADIPIVRRHGSSFRRLTLIGSDGSQRHFIVQTSLTPNARSDERILQLFRVMNQMFEKHKESRRRHICIHTPIIIPVWSQVRMVEDDLMYSTFLEVYENHCARNDREADLPITYFKEQLNQAISGQISPEAVVDLRLQAYNEITKNLVNDNIFSQYMYKTLPSGNHSWAFKKQFAVQLALSSFMSFMLQIGGRSPNKILFAKNTGKIFQTDFHPAYDANGLIEFNEPVPFRLTRNMQAFFSHGVEGLIVSSMCAAAQAVASPKQSQHLWHHLAMFFRDELLSWSWRRPLGMPMASMAAGGTMSPVDFKQKVITNVEHVITRVKGIAPQNFSEEEENVMDPPQPVQRGVTELVEAALNPRNLCMMDPTWHPWF, from the exons TTCACAGCTTAATCCAAGTACGCGCTCATTCAAGATAGTTACAGAGAGTCCGCTGGTGGTGATGTTTCTGTTTCAATTATACAGTCGTCTTGTGCAAGCCAATATTCCTCAATTATTGCCATTGATGGTTGCTGCTATATCAGTTCCTGGCCCAGAAAGGGTTCCTCCTCATTTGAAAACTCATTTCATTGAGCTCAAGGGTGCGCAGGTTAAG aCGGTTTcctttttaacttatttattgaAGAGCTATGCTGATTATATAAGGCCGCATGAAGAAAGTATATGTAAAAGCATTGTGAATTTGCTTGTTACATGCTCTGATTCTGTATCCATTAGAAAG GAGCTATTGATATCTCTGAAACATGTCCTTGGAACAGATTTCAGGAGAGGTTTATTTCCTCTTATAGATACTCTACTGGAAGAAAG GGTTCTAGTTGGGACTGGAAGGGCATGCTTTGAGACATTGAGACCCTTGGCTTATAGTCTTTTGGCAGAGATTGTACATCATGTTCGGCAAGATCTTTCCTTATCACAG CTGTCGCGAATTATTTACTTATTCTCAAGTAATATGCATGATGCTTCTTTATCACTGAGCATCCACACCACTTGTGCTCGCTTGATGTTGAATCTG GTGGAACCGATTTTTGAGAAAGGGGTTGATCAGCAATCTACAGATGAAGCAAGGATTCTATTG GGCCGCATTCTGGATGCTTTTGTTGGGAAATTCAGTACTTTCAAACGGACAATTCCCCAG ctTTTGGAGGAAGGTGAGGAAGGAAAGGATCGTGCTACCTTGAGATCAAAGCTTGAACTCCCTGTGCAG GCAGTTTTGGCTTTGCAAGTTCCTGTAGAGCATTCAAAGGAAGTAAATGATTGCAAACATTTGATAAAAACATTAGTGATGG GAATGAAGACCATAATATGGAGCATCACCCATGCACATTCCCCTAGGCCTCAg ACTCTTGTCTCACCATCTTCCAATCTATCACCACCTCAAGCCTTAAGGGGCATGAGAGAAGAGGAG GTATGCAAAGCTTCTGGTGTTTTAAAAAGTGGTGTTCATTGTTTAGCTCTTTTCAAGGAGAAGGATGAGGAGAGGGAAATGATGCATCTCTTCTCACAAATTTTGGCCATCATGGAACCTCGAGATCTGATGGATATGTTCTCTCTGTGTATGCCTGAGCTTTTTGATTGCATGATCTCCAACAATCAACTTGTCCATATATTCTCTACCCTTCTATCAGCCCCAAAAGTGTACCGGCCATTTGCAGATGTGCTTGTTAATTTTCTTGTGAGCGGAAAACTTGATGCCTTGAAGCAACCAGATTCACCTGCTGCAAAACTGGTTTTGCATctctttcaatttatatttgGTGCTGTTACCAAAGCACCAGCTGATTTTGAACGGATTTTGCAGCCTCATGCTCCTGTTATAATGGAATTTTGCATGAAAAATGCTACCGAAGTAGAAAAACCTCTTGGCTACATGCAGTTGCTTCGTACAATGTTCAAGGCACTTTCAGGGTGCAAATATGAACTTTTGCTCCGTGACTTGGTGCCCATGTTGCAGCCCTGCCTCAATATGCTACTTGCTATGTTGGAAGGGCCAACTGCAGAAGATATGAGAGATCTTTTATTGGAGCTCTGCTTGACCTTACCTGCACGTTTAAGCTCTCTTTTACCATACCTTTCTCGTCTTATGAAGCCTTTGGTATTATGTCTCAAGGGAAGTGATGAATTAGTGAGTCTTGGTCTAAGAACCCTTGAGTTTTGGGTTGATAGTTTAAATCCTGATTTTCTTGAACCCATTATGGCTAGTGTTATGTCTGAGGTGATTCTTGCCTTGTGGTCTCACTTAAGACCGGCTCCCTATCCTTGGGGTGCAAAAGCATTGCAGCTTCTTGGCAAGTTAGGAGGCCGAAACAGACGATTTCTCAAGGAACCTCTCGCACTTGAGTGTAAGGAGAATCCTGAGCACGGGCTTCGCCTGATTTTGACATTTGAGCCTGCAACTCCATTCTTGGTGCCACTTGATCGATGCATAAATCTTGCTGTGGAAGCTGTAATGAATAAAAATTGTGGTATGGATGCTTTCTATCGGAAGCAAGCTCTAAAATTTCTTCGGGTGTGCCTGTCATCTCAGCTCAATTTGCCTGGAAATGTTGCTGATGATGGATCTACGTCGAAGCAATTATCTGCATTGTTAGTTTCTACAGTTGATCAAACATCGCGGAGGTCTGAGTTAATGGATGTCaag GCCGACTTAGGTGTAAAGACAAAGACCCAACTTATGGCTGAGAAGTctgtttttaaaattcttttgatGACTGTCATTGCTGCCAATGGTGAGACAGATCTCACAGATCCCACAGATGATTTTGTTGTCAATATATGTCGACATTTTGCAGTAATATTTCACATTGATTCTACATCTAGCAATGTATCAGTAGCAGCACTTGGGGGTTCATCACTCTCAAATAACGTTCATGTTGGTTCTAGGCTAAAAAGCAATGCTTGTTCAAATTTGAAGGAGCTGGACCCCCTAATATTCTTGGATGCTTTAGTTGAAGTACTAGCAGATGAAAACAGGCTTCATGCCAGAGCTGCTCTTGCGGCTTTAAATGTGTTTGCAGAAACACTTGTATTTCTTGCTCGTTCAAAACATACTGACTTCATAATGTCCAGAGGGCCAGGTACACCTATGATTGTCTCTAGTCCATCAATGAATCCTGTATATTCTCCACCTCCTAGTGTTCGTGTACCTGTATTTGAACAACTGTTGCCTCGTCTTCTGCACTGTTGCTATGGGCTTACATGGCAAGCTCAAATGGGTGGCGTCATGGGACTTGGTGCTTTGGTTGGAAAGGTCACTGTTGAGACTCTATGCCTTTTTCAAGTAAGAATTGTGCGTGGTCTAATATATGTTCTTAAAAAGCTTCCCATATATGCTAGCAAGGAGCAAGAGGAGACAAGTCAAGTGCTTACTCAAGTTCTTCGAGTGGTAAATAATGTTGATGAAGCTAACAGTGAGGCACGAAAGCAGAGCTTTCAAGGAGTTGTTGATTTTCTCGCTCAAGAATTGTTCAACCAGAATGCATCTATCACTGTGAGAAAGAATGTACAATCATGCTTGGCACTTTTAGCTAGTAGGACTGGTAGTGAGGTGTCAGAATTACTAGAGCCACTATATCAGCCTTTTCTCCAGCCTCTTATTGTGCGATCACTCAAGTTGAAGACTGTTGATCAACAG GTTGGAACAGTTACAGCATTGAATTTCTGTCTAGCATTGAGGCCACCTCTTCTCAAGTTGACACCAGAGTTAGTTAACTTCCTGCAAGAAGCCTTGCAAATAGCAGAATCTGATGACACTGCCTGGGTTGCTAAGTTTATCAACCCTAAAGTGATGACATCATTGACTAAACTTCGTACTGCTTGCATTGAACTGCTTTGTACAACAATGGCATGGGCTGATTTTAAAACTCAAAACCACTCCGAGTTGCGTGCCAAgattatttcaatgtttttcaaGTCTTTAACCTGTCGAACTCCAgaaattgttgttgttgcaaAAGAGGGCCTGCGGCAG GTTATTAATCAAAGGATGCCCAAAGAACTTCTACAAAGCAGCCTTAGGCCTATATTGGTGAATTTAGCACACACAAAAAATCTTAGTATGCCTCTTCTGCTTGGTCTTGCTCGCCTGCTTGAACTGTTATCGAACTGGTTTAATGTTACTTTGGGTGGAAAACTTCTAGAGCATCTCAAGAGGTGGTTGGAGCCTGAGAAGTTGGCACAAAGTCAGAAGTCGTGGAAGGCTGGTGAAGAACCAAAGATTGCTGCAG CTATAATTGAGCTTTTTCATTTGCTTCCTCCCGCTGCCTCAAAGTTCCTGGATGAACTTGTAACCTTGACAATTGATTTGGAAGGAGCTCTACCCCCAGGACAAGTATATAGTGAAATCAATAGTCCATATCGCCTTCCACTCACAAAGTTTTTAAATAGATATGCATCCCTTGCAGTAGACTATTTTCTTGCTCGATTAAGTGAACCAAAGTATTTCAGGCG TTTCATGTATATAATTCGTTCAGAAGCTGGCCAACCATTAAGAGATGAACTTGCAAAATCACCACAAAAGATACTTGCAAGCGCATTCTCTGAATTTCTTCCCAAATCTGATGTGACAATGACTCCAGCATCCACAAGTACACATACTACTTTATTAGGTGAAGAAAGTGTTGCACCATCAACTGATGCTTCTAATCAACCTGCTCCTCCTCCCAGTACAACATCTGATGCTTACTTTCAGGGATTAGCACTTATAAAAACCCTGGTTAAATTAATCCCTGGTTGGTTACAAAGTAATCGTAGTGTGTTTGATACATTGGTACTTGTTTGGAAGTCACCTGCAAGAATATCTCGCTTGCAAAAGGAACAGGAGCTTAACCTAGTGCAA GTTAAAGAAAGTAAATGGCTTGTCAAATGCTTTCTTAATTACTTGAGACATGACAAAAACGAAGTGAATGTTCTCTTTGATATACTTACCATATTCTTATTTCACAGTCGGATTGACTACACATTCCTGAAGGAGTTTTACATTATTGAG GTTGCAGAAGGTTATCCTCCAGGCATGAAAAAGGCTCTTTTACTGCATTTTCTCAGCCTTTTCCAATCAAAACAACTTGGTCACGATCATTTGGTTACTGTGATGCAAATGCTTATTCTTCCTATGCTTGCACATGCCTTTCAAAATGGTCAAAGTTGGGAAGTTGTTGATCCTGGTATTATAAAGACAATTGTTGATAAACTTCTTGATCCTCCAGAGGAG GTTTCTGCTGAGTATGATGAGCCATTAAGAATAGAACTACTGCAACTTGCCACCTTGCTTCTTAAATATCTTCAGAATGATCTTGTCCATCACAGGAAGGAACTGATAAAGTTTGGGTGGAATCATCTTAAGCGAGAAGACACAGCCAGCAAACAATGGGCATTTGTGAATGTTTGCCATTTCTTGGAGGCATATCAAGCCCCTGAAAAAATAATACTCCAG GTTTTTGTTGCTCTTCTCAGGACTTGCCAACCGGAAAATAAAATGTTGGTCAAGCAAGCTCTTGACATTCTAATGCCAGCACTGCCACGACGTTTGCCCCTTGGTGATTCTCGAATGCCCATATGGATAAGATACACTAAGAAAATCCTTGTAGAAGAAGGTCATTCAATTCCCAATCTTATTCACATATTCCAACTTATAGTCCGGCATTCCGATCTCTTCTATAGCTGCAGAGCACAATTTGTTCCTCAGATGGTGAATTCTCTTAGCCGGCTTGGATTGCCTTATAATACCACAGCAGAAAACAGACGACTTGCCATTGAACTTGCTGGATTAGTTGTTAACTGGGAGAGGCAAAGACAAAATGAGATGAAAGTTGTTACCGATTCTGATGCACCCAACCAAATCAATGATGTCTTTAATCCTAGCTCAGCTGATTCTAAGCGATCTGTGGATGGGTCTACATTTCCTGAAGATACAACTAAGCGAGTAAAAGCAGAACCTGGCCTGCAATCCATGTGTGTCATGTCACCTGGAGGTCCTTCATCAATAACTAACGTAGAAACCCCTGGATCTGCCACTCAACCTGATGAAGAATTTAAACCAAATGCTGCAATGGAGGAAATGATTATCAATTTTCTTATCAGA GTTGCTCTGGTCATAGAACCAAAGGACAAAGAGGCAAGTGCCATGTACAAACAAGCTCTGGAGCTACTTTCACAAGCTTTGGAGGTGTGGCCGAATGctaatgtaaaatttaattatttggaaAAGCTTCTGAGCAGTATACAGCCATCTCAAGCAAAGGATCCATCCACTGCACTTGCACAGGGTTTGGATGTCATGAACAAAGTGTTAGAGAAACAACCTCACTTGTTCATAAGAAATAACATTAATCAGATTTCTCAA ATTCTTGAACCATGTTTCAAGCATAAACTGTTAGATGCTGGCAAATCATTTTGCTCACTGTTGAGGATGATTTTTGTTGCTTTTCCTCAAGAAGCACCTACCACACCTGCAGATGTTAAGTTATTGTACCAGAAGCTTGATGATTTGATACAGAAGCATGCTACCACTGTCACAGCTCCTCAAACGGCAAGCGATGACAATAATGCTAGTTCAATTAGTTTCCTATTGCTTGTCATAAAAACCTTGACAGAGGTACAAAGGAACTTTGTTGATCCTTTAATTTTGGTTCGCATTCTTCAACGGCTACAACGAGATATGGGTTCAGCGGCAGGGCCTCATTTAAGACAA GGTCAGAGAACAGATCCAGATTCAGCAGTCACATCTTCTCGTCAAGGTGCTGATGTTGGAGCAATTATTTCAAAtgtaaaatcaattttgaaactTATCACTGATAGAGTGATGGTTGTTTCTGAGTGCAAGCGGTCTGTGTCTCAAATATTGAATGCTTTACTCTCAGAGAAAGCAATTGATGCTAGTGTACTTCTTTGCATACTTGATGTGGTTAAAGGGTGGGTTGAAGATGACTTCTGTAAACAAGGAACTCCAATCACGCCAGGTTCCTTTCTCACCCCCAAGGAGatagtttcttttcttcaaaagcTGTCACAAGTTGACAAGCAAAATTTCACACCAGTTGCTCTGGAAGAGTGGGACAGGAAATATCTTGAACTTCTATACGGGATTTGTGCAGATTCAAATAA ATACCCTTTACCTTTGCGTCAAGAGATTTTTCAGAAGGTGGAAAGGCTATATATGCTTGGTTTACGAGCCAAAGATCCAGAAGTTAGGATgaaatttttctctctctatcacgagtctcttggaaaaACTCTTTTTACCAGACTTCAATTTATCATCCAAATTCAAGACTGGGGGGCTTTGAGTGATGTCTTCTGGCTCAAGCAAGGCCTTGATCTTCTCCTGGCAATATTGGTTGAGGATAAACCTATTACACTAGCTCCAAATTCTGCCAGAGTTCAACCCCTTTTCGTTTCAGGTTCTATTATGGAATTGAGTGGGATGCCACATAAGGTGAATGATGTACTTGAAGGATCTGAGGATGCTCCTCTAACACTGGAGACCCTTGTGCATAAGCATGCCCAGTTTCTTAACAGCATGAGCAAACTCCAG GTGGTTGATCTATTAATTCCCTTGAGAGAGCTAGCTCACACAGATGCTAATGTTGCGTACCATTTGTGGGTACTGGTATTTCCAATTGTCTGGGTTACATTGCATAAAGAAGAACAGGTAACACTTGCAAAACCTATGATTAATCTTTTGTCTAAAGATTACCACAAGAAGCAGCAAGCCAACAGACCAAATGTAGTGCAAGCTCTATTAGAAGGGCTTCAGTTGAGCCATCCTCAACCCAGAATGCCAAGCGAGCTTATTAAATATATTGGGAAAACTTATAATGCATGGCACATTGCACTAGCTTTGTTGGAAAGTCATGTTATGTTGTTCCCCAATGATTCCAAATGCTCCGAGTCTCTGGCTGAGCTCTATCGTTTGCTCAATGAAGAGGATATGAGATGTGGGCTGTGGAAGAAGAGATCAGTGACTGCAGAAACCCGGGCTGGCCTTTCTCTTGTTCAGCATGGCTATTGGCATCGTGCCCAAAGTCTCTTCTATCAAGCCATGGTGAAGGCAACTCAAGGAACATATAATAACACTGTGCCTAAGGCTGAGATGTGTCTATGGGAAGAGCAGTGGTTATACTGTGCTAGTCAACTTAGTCAATGGGAAGCACTGGCAGACTTTGGCAAGAGTGTTGAGAATTACGAAATTCTGCTTGACAGTCTTTGGAAATTGCCTGACTGGACATATATGAAAGAGCATGTCATTCCCAAAGCTCAAGTGGAAGAAACTCCAAAGCTTCGTCTAATTCAAGCATACTTTGCTCTTCatgataaaaatacaaatgGTGTGGGGGATGCTGAGAATATGGTAGGTAAAGCTGTTGATCTTGCTCTAGAACAATGGTGGCAGCTGCCTGAAATGTCTGTTCATTCCAGAATTCCTCTTCTGCAGCAATTCCAACAAATAGTTGAAGTTCAAGAGTCAGCTAGGATTCTAATAGATATTTCCAATGGAAATAAACTCTCAGGAAATTCAGTGGTTGGCGTGCAAGGGAACCTTTATGCTGATCTGAAGGACATCCTTGAGACATGGAGACTTAGAACCCCAAATGAATGGGATAATATGTCTGTTTGGTATGATTTGCTGCAGTGGAGGAACGAAATGTACAACTCTGTCATTGATGCTTTCAAAGATTTTGGTGCCACAAATTCAGCACTTCATCATCTTGGTTACCGTGACAAAGCGTGGACTGTAAACAGGCTTGCTCACATTGCTCGCAAGCAAGGCCTTTTTGATGTCTGTGTCACCATACTTGAAAAATTATACGGCCATTCAACTATGGAAGTGCAG TATTTACAGGAAGCGTTTGTTAAGATTACTGAACAAGCAAAGGCATACCTAGAAAGTAAGGGAGAACTTACAAGTGGTATTAATCTGATCAACAGCACTAATCTAGAGTATTTTCCTGCAAAGCATAAGGCTGAAATTTTCCGTCTGAAAGGGGATTTCTTGTTAAAATTGAATGATTCCGAGTCTACTAATGTTGCTTATTCAAATGCCATTAGTCTTTTCAAAAACTTGCCGAAAGGATGGATAAGCTGGGGAGACTACTGTGATATG GCTTACAGAGAAACTCATGAAGAGATTTGGTTGGAATATGCTGTCAGCTGCTTTTTGCAAGGTATAAAATTTGGTGTGTCCAATTCAAGAAGCCATCTTGCTCGTGTGCTTTATCTTCTTAGCTTTGATACTTCTAATGAGCCTGTTGGAAGGGCATTTGATAAGTACTATGAACAAATACCACATTGGGTTTGGCTCTCTTGGATTCCACAGCTCTTGCTCTCTCTTCAGAGGACCGAAGCTCCTCACTGTAAACTTGTTCTTATGAAGATTGCAACGTTGTATCCTCAG GCTTTGTATTATTGGTTGCGCACATACTTACTGGAACGACGTGATGTTGCGAATAAATCTGAACTTGGTAGGATTGCAATGGCTCAACAAAGAACACAACAGAGTGTTTCTGGTACTAGTACTGGTTCTCTTGGTGGGTTGGCTGATGGAAATGCAAGAGTACAGGGTCCAGGGGGGAGTAACTTGCCAACTGATATTCAATCTCACCAAAGCTCCCAGCCTGCGGGTGGAATTGGATCTCATGATGGTGGAAACTCACATGGGCAAGAACCTGAAAGGTCTACAAGTGTAGAAAGCAACATGCACAATGGAAATGACCAACCTTTGCAGCAAGGTTCTGCAAACCTCAATGAAGGTGGTCAAAACACTTTAAGACGTGCTGCTGGTGCTTTAGGTTTTGTGGCTTCAGCTGCCAGTGCTTTTGATGCTGCAAAAGATATAATGGAGGCCCTTAGGGGCAAGCATGCTAATTTGGCTAGTGAACTCGAG ATCTTGCTAACGGAAATTGGTTCAAGATTTGTCACTCTTCCTGAAGAGAGGCTTCTGGCAGTGGTTAATGCTTTGCTTCATCGCTGCTATAAATATCCAACAGCTACAACGGCTGAAGTTCCTCAGTCTCTCAAGAAAGAACTCTCTGGTGTTTGTAGAGCTTGCTTTTCTGCTGACGCCGTAAATAAGCATGTTGATTTTGTGAGGGAGTACAAACAGGATTTTGAACGAGATCTTGATCCAGAAAGCACTGCCACTTTTCCATCTACCCTCTCTCAACTGACTGAGCGGTTGAAACACTGGAAAAATGTTCTTCAAAGCAATGTTGAGGATCGGTTTCCAGCAGTATTAAAGCTGGAAGAAGAAAGCAAGGTATTGCGGGACTTCCATGTTATTGATGTTGAAGTTCCTGGGCAATATTTCACTGATCAG GAAATTGCACCAGATCATACTGTTAAGTTGGATAGGGTTGCGGCAGATATTCCAATTGTGCGGAGGCATGGTAGCAGTTTTCGCCGTTTGACACTAATTGGCTCTGATGGCTCCCAACGTCATTTTATTGTTCAGACATCTTTGACTCCCAATGCTAGAAGTGATGAGCGCATATTGCAACTTTTCCGTGTGATGAACCAAATGTTTGAGAAGCACAAGGAATCAAGACGCCGTCACATATGCATTCACACACCCATAATTATTCCTGTTTGGTCTCag GTTCGCATGGTGGAGGATGATTTGATGTATAGTACTTTCCTTGAGGTCTATGAGAATCATTGTGCAAGGAATGACCGTGAGGCAGATCTTCCGATAACCTATTTCAAGGAGCAGTTGAACCAAGCTATCTCTGGCCAAATATCACCAGAAGCTGTTGTTGATCTTCGTCTGCAAGCCTATAATGAGATAACGAAAAATCTTGTTAATGACAACATTTTTTCGCAGTATATGTATAAAACACTACCGAGTGGCAACCATAGTTGGGCTTTCAAGAAGCAGTTTGCCGTCCAGTTAGCCCTTTCAAGTTTCATGTCCTTTATGCTACAAATTGGTGGGAGGTCTCCGAATAAGATTTTGTTTGCTAAGAACACTGGAAAAATATTCCAAACTGATTTTCATCCTGCATATGATGCAAATGGGTTGATTGAGTTTAACGAACCAGTCCCATTTAGACTGACAAGGAATATGCAAGCCTTCTTCTCCCATGGCGTGGAAGGCCTAATCGTATCCTCAATGTGTGCAGCTGCGCAGGCTGTGGCTTCACCTAAG CAAAGTCAGCACCTGTGGCATCATCTAGCAATGTTTTTCCGCGATGAGCTACTGTCTTGGTCTTGGAGAAGGCCCCTTGGGATGCCCATGGCCTCTATGGCTGCAGGTGGTACCATGAGCCCAGTTGACTTCAAGCAGAAAGTTATCACAAATGTGGAACATGTTATTACGAGGGTTAAGGGAATCGCTCCTCAAAATTTTTCTGAAGAG gaGGAGAATGTTATGGATCCACCACAACCTGTGCAGAGGGGTGTTACTGAATTGGTTGAAGCAGCCTTGAACCCTAGGAACTTGTGCATGATGGATCCAACGTGGCATCCCTGGTTTTAA